The segment CACGGTTGAAGAAGGCAAAACTGCCGACACAACTGTTGAGTACGTCGACGGTATGCAGTTCGACAAGGGCTACATCTCGCCTTACTTCATCACCGACAGCACGAACATGACGTGCGAGTACGAAGACGCGAAAGTTCTTATCTTCGAAAAGAAGATCAGCAACATCGCTTCGATGGTTCCGATCCTTGAGAAGGTTGGCCAGTCGGGTGCTCCTCTGTTGATCATCGCCGAAGACGTTGACGCTGAAGCACTGACTCTGCTGGTTGTAAACCGATTGCGTGGAACGCTGAACGTTTGTGCCGTGAAAGCTCCTGGTTTCGGCGATCGCCGCAAAGCCATGCTCAGCGACATCGCGGTTCTGACTGGCGGAACTCTGATCAGCGAAGACCTCGGCATCCAGCTCGAAAACGTTGAATTGAACCAGCTTGGTACGGCCAAGAAACTGGTTGTCGACAAATCGAGCACAACGATCGTCGAAGGTTCTGGCTCTCGCAAAGACATCGATGCTCGCGTCGATCAACTTGCTCGTCAAATCGACGCAACGGACAGCGATTACGATCGCGAAAAGCTGATGGAACGTAAAGCCAAACTTGCTGGTGGCGTTGCCGTGATCAGCGTTGGTGCTGAAACCGAAGCCGACATGAAGCAAAAGAAGGCTCGCGTTGAAGACGCACTTCACGCGACTCGTGCGGCGATCGAAGAAGGCATCCTTCCTGGTGGTGGCGTTGCATTGCTGCGTGCCAAGGAAGCCGTTGTTGCGGCTCGCAAAGGTGCCAAAGGCGACGAGAAAATCGGCGTCGATATTGTTGCTGCCGCTTTGGATGCTCCA is part of the Mariniblastus fucicola genome and harbors:
- the groL gene encoding chaperonin GroEL (60 kDa chaperone family; promotes refolding of misfolded polypeptides especially under stressful conditions; forms two stacked rings of heptamers to form a barrel-shaped 14mer; ends can be capped by GroES; misfolded proteins enter the barrel where they are refolded when GroES binds), with product MAKQLLFDDHARQRMLRGIDKLADAVAVTMGPTGRNVIINKSFGGPTVTKDGVTVAKEIELEDRFENMGAKLVVEVAQKTSDLAGDGTTTATVLARAIYKEGLRNIVAGSNPTAIRRGIDVAVAAAVEKLQEMAKKVSKKEEVANVGAISANNDNEIGELLAEALERVGQDGVITVEEGKTADTTVEYVDGMQFDKGYISPYFITDSTNMTCEYEDAKVLIFEKKISNIASMVPILEKVGQSGAPLLIIAEDVDAEALTLLVVNRLRGTLNVCAVKAPGFGDRRKAMLSDIAVLTGGTLISEDLGIQLENVELNQLGTAKKLVVDKSSTTIVEGSGSRKDIDARVDQLARQIDATDSDYDREKLMERKAKLAGGVAVISVGAETEADMKQKKARVEDALHATRAAIEEGILPGGGVALLRAKEAVVAARKGAKGDEKIGVDIVAAALDAPIRQIANNGGIDGSVVADIVSGKPTNQGYNAYTAEYTDMYKAGVIDPVKVVRTALANAASISGLLLTTDAMVSTFDEEDKGRKIEGAVS